In one bacterium genomic region, the following are encoded:
- a CDS encoding HesA/MoeB/ThiF family protein — MEEKIVISDLDKDRYSRLGLIPWWNQEKLKNTLVMVVGVGALGNEVVKNLALLGVGKIIIVDFDQIVNADLTRSVLYRKEDDGKKKVEIAAERIQEINPEVKIQPLAGNILWDVGLGIFRQVDIVIGCVDNREARLAINQACWRTNTPWIDGGIDVLNGVVSIFCPPENACYECTLTDLDYNILGVRYSCPLLRYDDLLEGKTPTTSTIASIIAGIQVQEAIKLIHCLEVPKGKGIVFNGLTYECYLIEYSKKNDCLSHEYYAEIVELNKGVENTTFRELLELARESLGKEVILELDRDIVTKLHCSKCQEDTNIFKVLGKVTIEDGKCPKCEGIRNVSMTNIISLEEKFIDKNLAEVGIPPFHIIGARNGKKTKYFELTQDRKKTLGEVV; from the coding sequence ATGGAAGAAAAAATCGTCATTAGTGATTTAGATAAAGATAGATATTCACGATTAGGGCTTATTCCCTGGTGGAATCAGGAAAAACTGAAAAATACATTGGTTATGGTTGTTGGCGTTGGTGCATTAGGAAATGAGGTTGTAAAAAATTTAGCCCTTTTAGGCGTAGGGAAAATAATTATTGTTGATTTTGACCAGATAGTCAATGCTGATTTAACCCGCTCTGTTCTTTATCGAAAAGAAGATGATGGTAAAAAAAAGGTTGAAATAGCGGCAGAAAGAATTCAAGAAATTAATCCCGAGGTTAAAATACAACCTTTAGCTGGAAATATCCTCTGGGATGTAGGATTAGGGATATTTAGACAAGTAGATATAGTTATTGGTTGTGTGGATAACCGTGAGGCAAGATTAGCTATTAACCAGGCTTGCTGGAGAACAAATACCCCATGGATTGATGGAGGAATAGATGTCTTAAATGGAGTAGTAAGTATCTTTTGCCCACCAGAAAACGCATGCTATGAATGCACCTTGACAGATTTAGATTATAATATTCTCGGCGTCAGATACTCGTGCCCATTACTTAGATATGATGATTTATTAGAAGGAAAAACACCTACAACCTCAACTATTGCCTCGATTATTGCTGGAATTCAAGTTCAGGAGGCAATAAAATTAATCCATTGTCTTGAAGTCCCAAAAGGAAAAGGAATAGTTTTTAATGGATTAACCTATGAATGCTATCTTATTGAATATTCTAAAAAAAATGACTGCTTAAGCCATGAATATTATGCAGAAATTGTTGAATTGAATAAAGGAGTAGAAAATACTACATTTAGAGAATTACTTGAATTAGCCCGGGAATCACTGGGTAAAGAGGTTATATTAGAATTAGACCGGGATATAGTCACTAAATTACACTGTAGTAAATGCCAGGAAGATACGAATATTTTTAAAGTATTAGGTAAGGTAACCATAGAAGACGGCAAATGTCCAAAATGTGAAGGGATAAGAAATGTAAGTATGACCAATATAATTTCTCTTGAGGAGAAATTTATAGATAAAAATTTAGCAGAGGTGGGAATTCCCCCATTCCACATCATTGGAGCAAGAAATGGTAAAAAAACTAAATATTTCGAACTTACTCAAGATAGAAAAAAGACTTTAGGGGAGGTAGTATAG
- a CDS encoding RING finger protein translates to MFNLFGANKPTPVLLVYSQTPIECAYCHTPVKTESIVVRCPMCNTIHHPQCWKEGKGCSVFGCKNAPKKK, encoded by the coding sequence ATGTTTAATTTATTTGGGGCTAATAAGCCAACGCCTGTGTTATTAGTTTATTCGCAAACACCAATTGAGTGTGCGTATTGTCATACACCAGTAAAAACAGAAAGTATAGTTGTCAGATGTCCTATGTGTAACACCATTCACCATCCACAATGTTGGAAAGAAGGAAAAGGGTGTAGTGTTTTTGGTTGTAAAAATGCGCCGAAGAAAAA